The following coding sequences are from one Manduca sexta isolate Smith_Timp_Sample1 chromosome 7, JHU_Msex_v1.0, whole genome shotgun sequence window:
- the LOC119193851 gene encoding uncharacterized protein LOC119193851, whose product MASKGLEVHFSAQKCNIYCGKIAVASATMVNGVYQLDVGCQQPTSKRELCATSYSVTANGLDIQPSGRERPEIANLCETKSLQQLWHRRLGHLNKRSMDLLQRVPEFSSRAWHQASDDYTVLTTAEWRGRTGQSHNYGGRAMYAARSRTRPKILGRGTKYGNIH is encoded by the exons ATGGCTTCAAAGGGACTTGAAGTGCATTTTAGTGCACAgaaatgtaacatttattgtGGTAAGATTGCAGTTGCCAGCGCTACAATGGTCAACGGTGTCTATCAGTTAGACGTGGGATGTCAGCAGCCGACTAGTAAACGCGAGCTATGTGCGACGAGTTACTCAGTGACTGCGAATGGACTAGATATCCAACCGTCAGGTAGAGAACGACCGGAGATTGCGAATTTGTGTGAGACAAAGTCATTGCAGCAGTTATGGCATCGTAGGCTTGGGCATCTGAATAAGCGAAGTATGGATCTACTACAACGAG TTCCAGAGTTTTCTTCAAGAGCATGGCATCAAGCATCAGACGACTATACCGTACTCACCACAGCAGAATGGCGTGGCAGAACGGGCCAATCGCACAATTATGGAGGCAGGGCGATGTATGCTGCAAGAAGCAGGACTAGACCGAAGATTTTGGGCAGAGGCACTAAATACggcaatatacattaa